A window of the Juglans microcarpa x Juglans regia isolate MS1-56 chromosome 5D, Jm3101_v1.0, whole genome shotgun sequence genome harbors these coding sequences:
- the LOC121266567 gene encoding protein RGF1 INDUCIBLE TRANSCRIPTION FACTOR 1-like, whose product MVRDSYSSGMEVGVNNMSMKPAWLEGLMAETFFRGCGVHENRRKNEKNVFCLHCCVSICPHCLPSHRSHPLLQVRRYVYHDVVRLGDLEKLIDCSYIQPYTINSAKVIFLNQRPQSRSCKGSANICLTCDRILQEPFHFCSLSCKVDHKVYQGEDLSSILYRFDESDFAISQFEGLQMDGSEIIDDDGQITTSSILEEPLQYRSSSCSNEATSNSVISREPEMVKKKKKGHGLLPGIVLSLSSRRKGAPQRAPLS is encoded by the exons ATGGTGAGAGATTCATACTCTTCAGGTATGGAAGTTGGGGTGAACAACATGAGCATGAAGCCTGCATGGCTAGAGGGTTTGATGGCTGAGACATTCTTTCGTGGCTGTGGGGTCCACGAGAATCGCAGGAAGAACGAGAAGAACGTTTTTTGCTTGCACTGTTGCGTTAGTATTTGCCCGCACTGCCTCCCTTCTCACCGCTCCCATCCCCTCCTCCAG GTGAGACGATATGTTTATCACGACGTGGTTCGATTGGGCGATCTTGAAAAGCTCATTGACTGCTCATACATTCAG CCCTACACTATAAACAGTGCGAAAGTGATATTCTTGAATCAGAGGCCACAGTCAAGGTCTTGCAAGGGCTCTGCCAACATATGCTTGACTTGTGACAGGATTCTCCAAGAGCCATTCCACTTCTGTTCACTCTCATGCAAG GTTGATCACAAGGTGTACCAGGGAGAAGATCTATCTAGCATTCTGTACAGGTTTGATGAATCGGATTTTGCAATTTCCCAGTTCGAGGGATTACAGATGGACGGATCAGAGATCATTGATGATGACGGCCAAATTACCACAAGCTCCATCCTAGAGGAACCATTGCAATACAGAAGCTCATCATGTTCCAACGAGGCCACGAGCAATTCTGTAATTTCTCGCGAACCTGAaatggtgaagaagaagaaaaaaggacaCGGCTTGCTCCCTGGGATTGTTCTCTCTCTCAGCAGCAGGAGAAAGGGAGCTCCTCAGAGGGCTCCTCTTTCTTAG